From the genome of Deinococcus sp. AJ005, one region includes:
- a CDS encoding ABC transporter ATP-binding protein: MTDHATNKAEVLLAVKGLKTYFNTDDGVVKSVDGVTFHLNKGETLGVVGESGSGKSVTSLSVMRLIPMPPGEIAGGEILFSGTDGQPRDIVKMSEAEMRKIRGNDIAMIFQEPMTSLNPVYTVGDQIAEAVMLHQDKNRKDAMGVATDMLRFVGIPAPEKRVNEYPHQMSGGMRQRVMIAMALSCNPALLIADEPTTALDVTIQAQILDLMRKLQKDIGMSILFITHNLGVVAEMADRVVVMYGGRVVEEGDVIEIFKAPRHPYTMGLLNSIPRPGVDAHIPGQPRKRLEAIPGNVPNPLNLPPGCAFEPRCKFAIPDCAKAVPALEDTGGGHMSRCIRWQEFAKADQEVSA, translated from the coding sequence ATGACCGATCACGCCACCAATAAGGCTGAAGTGCTGCTGGCCGTCAAAGGTCTCAAAACCTACTTCAACACCGATGATGGCGTCGTCAAGAGCGTGGACGGCGTGACCTTCCATCTCAATAAGGGCGAGACCCTGGGTGTAGTGGGCGAGTCCGGCTCGGGCAAAAGCGTGACCAGCCTCAGCGTCATGCGCCTGATTCCCATGCCGCCGGGAGAGATCGCCGGCGGTGAGATTCTGTTCTCCGGGACCGACGGCCAGCCCCGCGACATCGTGAAAATGTCCGAAGCCGAGATGCGGAAGATTCGCGGCAACGACATCGCCATGATCTTCCAAGAACCCATGACCAGCCTGAACCCGGTGTACACCGTGGGCGACCAGATCGCCGAGGCGGTGATGCTGCACCAAGACAAGAACCGCAAGGACGCGATGGGCGTGGCGACGGACATGCTGCGTTTCGTGGGCATTCCTGCCCCGGAGAAGCGTGTCAACGAGTATCCGCACCAGATGTCCGGCGGGATGCGCCAGCGCGTGATGATCGCAATGGCGCTGTCGTGCAACCCGGCCCTGCTGATTGCCGACGAGCCGACGACGGCGCTGGACGTGACGATCCAGGCGCAGATTCTGGACCTGATGCGCAAGCTGCAAAAAGACATCGGCATGAGTATCCTGTTCATCACCCATAACCTGGGCGTGGTGGCCGAGATGGCAGACCGCGTGGTGGTCATGTACGGCGGGCGTGTAGTGGAAGAAGGCGACGTGATCGAGATCTTCAAGGCTCCTCGTCACCCGTACACCATGGGCCTGCTGAACAGCATCCCACGCCCTGGCGTGGACGCGCATATTCCGGGTCAGCCGCGCAAACGTCTTGAAGCCATTCCCGGCAACGTACCTAATCCGCTGAATCTGCCGCCCGGTTGCGCCTTTGAGCCGCGCTGCAAGTTCGCCATTCCTGACTGCGCCAAGGCCGTGCCCGCGCTGGAGGATACCGGCGGCGGCCACATGTCCCGTTGTATTCGCTGGCAGGAATTTGCCAAGGCCGATCAGGAGGTGAGCGCATGA
- a CDS encoding ABC transporter permease — protein sequence MTTATPTPQKAERRSLGQSQFSVAWQQFRKNRLAQTGGVLLILIYLMAMFAPFLAPDGLNSYSTSDITRFHPPTPVHIRDPETGAFTRPFVNKYTQQLNMDTFVNEYKPTADRCPIYFGVRGASYKILGFIPGNLHLYGTGNDSAGCNVFLIGGEALGRDLLTRTLYASQISLTIGVAAVLLSTFIGLFMGAMAAFFGGIVDTIIMRLVEVISAIPYLFLLLLLRSVFPQNINPIFALYVILGILAFIGWGGLARVTRGQLLSVREQDFVSAARALGASDNRVMWRHMLPTMTTYIIVTLSLSIPGFILLESGLSFLGIGAVEPYVSWGSLLAQAQEGGLSSLNSRPWVLIPGFFIVFTVGCFQLLGDGLRDAFDPRKRQ from the coding sequence ATGACCACCGCCACTCCCACCCCACAGAAGGCCGAACGCCGCTCGCTGGGTCAGTCTCAGTTCTCGGTCGCCTGGCAACAGTTTCGCAAGAACAGGCTGGCCCAGACCGGCGGCGTGCTGCTGATCCTGATTTACCTGATGGCGATGTTCGCGCCGTTCCTTGCCCCGGACGGTCTGAACAGCTATTCCACCTCTGATATCACGCGCTTTCACCCGCCCACCCCGGTGCATATCCGCGACCCCGAGACGGGCGCATTTACCCGGCCCTTCGTTAACAAGTACACCCAGCAACTGAACATGGACACCTTCGTCAACGAGTACAAGCCCACGGCGGACAGATGTCCGATTTATTTCGGCGTGCGCGGCGCATCGTACAAGATCCTGGGCTTTATCCCCGGCAACCTGCACCTGTACGGCACCGGCAATGACAGCGCTGGCTGCAACGTCTTTCTAATCGGCGGCGAGGCATTGGGGCGCGACCTGCTGACGCGCACGCTGTACGCCTCGCAGATCAGCCTGACCATCGGGGTGGCGGCGGTACTGCTGAGTACCTTCATTGGCCTGTTCATGGGCGCAATGGCCGCCTTCTTCGGCGGCATCGTGGACACCATCATCATGCGTCTGGTCGAGGTGATTTCGGCCATTCCGTACCTGTTCCTGCTGCTGCTGCTACGTTCGGTCTTTCCGCAGAACATCAACCCCATCTTCGCGCTATACGTGATTCTGGGCATTCTGGCGTTCATTGGCTGGGGCGGGCTGGCACGTGTGACGCGCGGGCAACTGCTGAGCGTGCGCGAGCAGGATTTCGTGTCTGCCGCCCGCGCGCTGGGGGCCAGCGACAACCGCGTGATGTGGCGGCACATGTTGCCCACCATGACCACCTACATCATCGTCACGCTCTCCCTGAGTATTCCAGGCTTCATCCTGCTGGAATCGGGCCTGAGCTTCCTGGGCATCGGTGCGGTGGAACCCTACGTCAGTTGGGGCAGTCTGCTGGCACAGGCGCAGGAGGGTGGGTTGTCCAGCCTGAACTCGCGGCCCTGGGTCCTGATCCCTGGCTTTTTCATCGTGTTCACGGTGGGCTGCTTCCAGCTTCTGGGTGACGGCCTGCGCGACGCCTTCGATCCGCGCAAGCGGCAGTGA
- a CDS encoding ABC transporter permease has translation MFPFLIRRFFQSIPTLLLASVLIFFVISLAPGDFLTPARLNPGISEQQLANLSATFGLDKPAYVQYFYWMKNLLHGDFGLSFQYTQPVLPVIWPRIVNSVYLVLLNLVFFYAIAIPIGVYGAVRQNSFGDKAVNVVLYFLLGFPSFFLFLIVIYLILNVRNATGWDIPLGGMTSGNYDQLSSSGQFWDVLKHLLIPALVLAVTDAASLTRVIRGLMLEVMRSDYIRTARAKGVSERSAIWKHTFRNAILPIVAGIGGLLPAAISGAGFVEVVYAYPGITPMLLTAITAQDLYLIAGFTVISTILLIIGNALSDILLAVVDPRIKVG, from the coding sequence ATGTTTCCATTTCTGATCCGGCGCTTTTTTCAGTCCATTCCCACGCTGCTGCTGGCCAGCGTCCTGATCTTCTTCGTGATCTCGCTGGCCCCCGGCGACTTCCTGACCCCGGCCCGCCTGAACCCCGGCATCAGCGAGCAGCAACTCGCCAACCTCAGCGCCACTTTCGGGCTGGATAAACCCGCTTACGTGCAGTACTTCTACTGGATGAAAAACCTGCTGCACGGCGACTTCGGGCTGTCGTTTCAGTACACCCAGCCGGTGCTGCCAGTGATCTGGCCGCGCATCGTGAACTCGGTGTATCTGGTGCTGCTCAATCTGGTGTTCTTCTACGCCATCGCCATTCCCATCGGCGTGTACGGCGCAGTGCGGCAGAACAGCTTTGGCGACAAGGCTGTTAATGTGGTGCTGTATTTCCTGCTGGGCTTTCCCAGCTTCTTCCTGTTCCTGATCGTGATTTACCTGATCCTGAATGTTCGCAACGCCACCGGCTGGGACATTCCGCTGGGGGGCATGACCAGTGGAAATTACGATCAACTGTCGTCCTCTGGTCAGTTCTGGGATGTTCTCAAGCACCTGCTGATTCCGGCGCTGGTGCTGGCGGTCACGGATGCGGCGAGCCTGACCCGCGTGATCCGGGGCCTGATGCTGGAAGTGATGCGCTCGGATTACATCCGCACGGCGCGGGCCAAGGGCGTCAGCGAGCGCAGCGCCATCTGGAAGCACACCTTCCGCAACGCCATCCTGCCCATCGTCGCGGGCATCGGGGGCCTGCTGCCCGCCGCCATCAGCGGGGCCGGATTCGTGGAGGTGGTGTACGCCTATCCGGGCATCACCCCGATGCTCCTGACCGCCATCACCGCGCAGGACCTGTATCTGATCGCCGGATTCACGGTAATTTCCACCATTCTGCTGATCATCGGCAACGCGCTCTCGGACATCCTGCTGGCCGTGGTTGACCCACGGATCAAGGTCGGGTGA
- a CDS encoding ABC transporter substrate-binding protein, with amino-acid sequence MKKALFLALAMTATTSMAAPFVYPAAWTAEQNTANKRGGEFRNSTISDFKTINPFTSAESPSLPTQMSDGTGLFTQDPRTNEFIPDMADGPAVVSNNNKRFVVKIRPGMKFSDGQAITADDWITTWKIHTDDKVGSNTYDNFFLNDKPIVIKKINDMTLQFDFPAQSSKALVLMSYTPWPDHIFGKAYKAGGAEAIKKMWGVGTNPSEIVSPGAWTMESYKAGERAVLKANKFFGEWNKDSKGNALPYLDKYSYRITGDVNAALAAYLAGQIDTFAPRNADDLAQIKKAIDAGNLKAYLKANVSPQAQSSWIVFNWNKSADTAKQTLFRDVRFRRAMSHIANRDAMIKLALGGLGTETYFSTYPIFKSQLDAGQKAGAPQYKYDLAQATKLLAQIGYKKKNADGYLVDAKGKVLEFNLATNSGNTTREQLGQIFKDEAKKVGVKVNFTPIDFNTLVGQLTAKGENRPFDAILLGLNGGDNVWSFGQNVVPCGTNLHSYNNPTDGKCLTSQEQLMTKLYYQGDAELNTAKRLAIGGTLMKTEGELQAVIYLVGNSFHVTFNERVGGEFPANLMDAYYGTRSNPLTFIK; translated from the coding sequence ATGAAAAAAGCCCTGTTCCTGGCCCTGGCCATGACCGCGACCACCTCGATGGCCGCCCCCTTCGTTTACCCCGCTGCCTGGACCGCCGAACAGAACACCGCCAACAAGCGCGGCGGCGAGTTCCGCAATTCCACCATCTCGGATTTCAAGACCATCAATCCCTTCACCAGCGCCGAATCACCCAGTCTGCCCACCCAGATGTCGGACGGCACCGGCCTGTTCACCCAGGACCCCCGAACCAACGAGTTCATCCCCGATATGGCCGATGGCCCCGCCGTGGTCAGCAACAACAACAAGCGCTTCGTGGTTAAGATTCGTCCCGGCATGAAGTTCAGTGACGGTCAGGCCATCACCGCTGACGACTGGATCACCACCTGGAAGATCCATACCGACGACAAGGTGGGCAGCAACACCTATGACAACTTTTTCCTGAACGACAAACCCATTGTCATCAAGAAGATCAACGACATGACGCTGCAATTCGACTTTCCGGCGCAGAGCAGCAAGGCGTTAGTCCTGATGAGTTACACCCCCTGGCCTGACCATATTTTCGGCAAGGCGTACAAGGCGGGCGGCGCGGAAGCCATCAAGAAGATGTGGGGTGTGGGAACCAACCCGAGCGAGATCGTTTCCCCCGGCGCTTGGACGATGGAAAGCTACAAGGCGGGCGAGCGTGCCGTACTGAAGGCCAACAAGTTCTTTGGCGAATGGAATAAGGACAGCAAGGGCAACGCACTGCCTTACCTCGACAAATACTCGTACCGTATTACGGGTGACGTAAATGCCGCTCTGGCCGCCTATCTGGCCGGTCAGATCGATACCTTTGCGCCGCGCAACGCGGACGACTTGGCGCAGATCAAGAAGGCCATCGACGCGGGCAACCTCAAGGCGTACCTCAAGGCCAACGTCAGCCCGCAGGCACAGTCCTCCTGGATTGTCTTTAACTGGAACAAGTCGGCTGACACTGCCAAGCAGACGTTGTTCCGCGACGTGCGCTTCCGCCGCGCCATGAGCCACATTGCCAACCGTGACGCCATGATCAAGCTGGCGCTGGGCGGCCTGGGAACTGAGACGTACTTCAGCACCTACCCCATCTTCAAGTCTCAGCTCGATGCGGGACAGAAGGCGGGTGCGCCCCAGTACAAGTACGATCTGGCGCAGGCCACCAAGCTGCTGGCGCAGATCGGCTACAAGAAGAAGAACGCCGACGGCTACCTGGTGGACGCCAAGGGCAAGGTGCTGGAATTCAATCTGGCAACTAACTCCGGTAACACCACCCGCGAGCAGTTGGGGCAGATCTTCAAGGACGAGGCCAAGAAAGTGGGCGTCAAGGTTAACTTTACGCCCATTGACTTCAACACGCTGGTGGGTCAGTTGACCGCCAAGGGTGAGAACCGCCCCTTCGACGCAATTTTGCTGGGCCTGAACGGTGGCGATAACGTCTGGTCCTTCGGACAGAACGTGGTGCCATGCGGAACCAACCTGCACAGCTACAACAACCCCACCGATGGCAAGTGCCTGACCAGTCAGGAACAACTAATGACCAAGCTGTATTACCAGGGCGACGCCGAGCTGAACACGGCCAAGCGCCTCGCTATCGGCGGTACGCTGATGAAGACCGAAGGTGAACTGCAAGCCGTCATTTACCTGGTGGGCAATAGCTTCCACGTCACCTTCAATGAGCGTGTGGGCGGCGAGTTCCCGGCCAATCTGATGGATGCCTACTACGGGACCCGCAGCAATCCCCTGACGTTTATCAAGTAA
- the secG gene encoding preprotein translocase subunit SecG codes for MILNLFLVLFALICVALVFFILLQVPRQAGLSASMASGGSLLGGRGVEGGLVRITSVLGGFFMLIALLIGIVSR; via the coding sequence ATGATTCTGAATCTTTTTCTTGTCCTGTTCGCGCTGATTTGCGTGGCGCTGGTCTTTTTCATCTTGTTGCAGGTTCCGCGTCAGGCGGGTCTGTCGGCCAGCATGGCGTCTGGCGGTTCTCTGTTGGGCGGGCGCGGCGTGGAAGGCGGGCTGGTCCGCATTACCAGTGTGCTGGGCGGCTTCTTTATGCTGATTGCCCTGCTGATCGGTATCGTTTCTCGCTGA
- a CDS encoding nucleoside hydrolase, producing the protein MSHPSIPSPLKVILDGDPGLDDAVAWLLMLASPEVQVLGITATHGNVGLPLTVYNAGVTLALAGKAGAGVPYFAGADRPLVADLVSAASVHGDSGLPASHLPEPAHAPEAEHAANFIIRTVQAHPHEVTLLATGPLTNLALAFRLAPDIVPLIKEVVWMGGSTTGGNRTPAAEFNALADPHAAQIVFESGVPLRMVGLNVTMQCIADPDRIAALRGLGNRAGEVCAELLTFYAGVYRVRYGTSGGALHDPLAAAAVIRPELLDWQAMRVDIEIQEGLNFGRTVCDLHGVTEQAPNARVAVGVRDEAFFALLLERIATLP; encoded by the coding sequence GTGAGCCATCCCAGTATCCCGTCTCCCCTGAAAGTCATTCTCGACGGCGATCCCGGTCTGGACGACGCCGTGGCGTGGCTGCTGATGCTGGCCAGCCCGGAAGTGCAGGTGCTGGGCATCACCGCCACGCACGGCAACGTGGGCCTGCCGTTGACGGTCTACAACGCCGGGGTCACGCTGGCCCTGGCGGGCAAGGCGGGCGCGGGCGTGCCGTATTTTGCCGGGGCGGACCGCCCGCTGGTGGCCGATCTGGTCTCGGCAGCGTCGGTCCACGGCGACTCCGGCCTGCCCGCGTCCCATCTGCCCGAACCCGCGCACGCGCCCGAGGCCGAACACGCCGCCAATTTCATCATCCGTACCGTCCAGGCGCACCCGCACGAGGTCACGCTGCTGGCAACCGGGCCGCTGACCAACCTGGCGCTGGCCTTCCGTCTGGCCCCGGACATCGTGCCCCTTATCAAAGAGGTGGTCTGGATGGGCGGCAGCACCACGGGCGGCAATCGCACCCCGGCAGCGGAATTCAACGCGCTGGCCGATCCGCACGCGGCCCAGATCGTCTTTGAGTCCGGCGTCCCCTTGCGGATGGTGGGTCTGAACGTGACCATGCAGTGCATCGCAGACCCCGACAGAATCGCCGCTCTGCGCGGCCTGGGTAACCGTGCGGGCGAGGTCTGTGCTGAACTGCTGACTTTCTATGCGGGCGTGTACCGCGTGCGCTACGGCACCAGCGGCGGCGCGCTGCACGATCCGCTGGCGGCGGCGGCGGTGATCCGCCCGGAGCTGCTGGACTGGCAGGCCATGCGGGTGGATATCGAGATTCAGGAGGGCCTCAACTTTGGCCGCACTGTCTGCGATCTGCATGGCGTGACCGAACAGGCCCCAAATGCGCGGGTGGCCGTGGGCGTGCGCGACGAGGCATTTTTTGCCTTGCTGCTGGAGCGGATCGCCACGCTGCCCTGA
- a CDS encoding S9 family peptidase: MEQFAQFSLDGQRMYGMLHTPDADAPSQGWPSVVFVHGFTGNRIDHHRLLVLMSRLLDERGIASLRFDCRGSGDSQGDFSEMTVMREVEDVAAAAEYLRNQPGIDPERVMLLGYSMGGMVASLAAKQVRAHRLLLWAPALPELWLPLLRGGVLPPTITDRDGWPLGRAFLQEMPRLRPLEAAADWSGVAHVIHGDADTVCPPEWGVRYATALGCDAAAIPGGTHNFTSLETTEMLYAETLRFLSGG; encoded by the coding sequence ATGGAACAGTTCGCGCAGTTTTCATTGGATGGGCAGCGGATGTACGGCATGCTCCACACCCCCGACGCTGACGCACCATCCCAGGGCTGGCCCTCGGTGGTCTTCGTCCACGGCTTCACCGGCAACCGGATTGACCACCACCGATTGCTGGTGCTGATGTCACGGCTGCTAGACGAGCGGGGCATCGCCAGCCTGCGCTTCGATTGCCGGGGCAGCGGCGATTCGCAGGGCGATTTCAGCGAGATGACCGTGATGCGCGAGGTGGAGGACGTGGCCGCCGCCGCCGAATACCTCCGCAATCAGCCCGGCATCGATCCCGAGCGCGTGATGCTGCTGGGCTACAGCATGGGCGGCATGGTGGCCTCTCTAGCAGCAAAGCAGGTCCGCGCCCACCGACTGCTGCTGTGGGCACCCGCACTGCCGGAGCTGTGGCTGCCCCTGCTGCGCGGCGGTGTGCTGCCCCCCACCATCACGGACAGGGACGGCTGGCCGCTGGGCCGCGCGTTCTTGCAAGAGATGCCACGCCTGCGCCCGCTGGAGGCTGCCGCCGACTGGAGCGGGGTGGCCCACGTCATCCACGGCGACGCCGACACGGTCTGCCCGCCCGAGTGGGGCGTGCGCTACGCCACGGCTCTAGGCTGCGACGCAGCGGCGATTCCCGGCGGCACCCACAACTTCACCAGCCTGGAAACGACGGAGATGCTGTACGCCGAAACGCTGCGGTTTTTAAGCGGAGGCTAG
- a CDS encoding ferritin-like domain-containing protein, producing the protein MTHNDTDQTAPTALNRRAALGFLGKAGLGMAALGLAAPALAAPAKDIDGDVLNFALNLEYLEAAFYLAAVGRLDELKKIGGDAAIRVPAGLDMARGMQFKDSTVQAMANDIAEDELSHVKFLYGALGKGAVMRPVLDLNGAFLAAGSAASGGAIKGFNPYANDLFFLHGAFIFEDVGVTAYNGAATLITNPAYLQAAAGILAVEAYHGGAIRTMLYQQRQITAAAGLYVGQVVQAISNLRGKVGGGKDMGLTDNAGNAVFAPADKNAIAYGRSTREVLNIVYLAPGANKGGFFPNGLNGAIK; encoded by the coding sequence ATGACCCACAACGACACCGATCAGACCGCCCCCACCGCCCTCAACCGCCGCGCCGCCCTGGGATTCCTGGGCAAGGCGGGTCTGGGTATGGCCGCACTGGGCCTCGCCGCGCCTGCGCTGGCCGCCCCCGCCAAGGACATCGACGGCGACGTGCTGAACTTTGCCCTGAACCTGGAATACCTGGAAGCGGCGTTCTATCTGGCCGCCGTGGGCCGTCTGGACGAGCTGAAGAAGATCGGCGGCGACGCGGCCATCCGTGTGCCCGCCGGGCTGGACATGGCGCGTGGCATGCAGTTCAAGGACAGCACCGTGCAGGCGATGGCCAACGACATCGCCGAGGACGAGTTGTCGCACGTCAAGTTCCTGTACGGCGCGCTGGGCAAGGGTGCCGTGATGCGTCCGGTGCTGGACCTGAACGGGGCGTTCCTGGCGGCAGGCAGCGCGGCCAGCGGCGGGGCCATCAAGGGCTTCAACCCCTACGCCAATGACCTGTTCTTTCTGCACGGCGCGTTCATCTTCGAGGACGTGGGCGTCACTGCCTACAACGGCGCGGCCACGCTGATCACCAACCCCGCGTACCTTCAGGCTGCCGCTGGCATTCTGGCCGTCGAGGCGTATCACGGCGGCGCGATCCGCACCATGCTGTACCAGCAGCGCCAGATCACGGCGGCGGCGGGGCTATACGTGGGCCAGGTCGTGCAGGCCATCAGCAACCTGCGCGGCAAGGTGGGCGGCGGCAAGGACATGGGCCTGACCGACAACGCCGGAAACGCCGTGTTTGCCCCCGCCGACAAGAACGCCATCGCTTATGGTCGTAGCACCCGCGAAGTGCTGAACATCGTGTATCTGGCCCCCGGCGCAAACAAGGGCGGCTTCTTCCCCAACGGCCTGAACGGCGCGATCAAGTAA
- a CDS encoding histidine triad nucleotide-binding protein — MTASPTLFTRIIAREIPSDIVYEDENYIAIRDIAPKAPIHLLVIPKKVSARLDEITDAQEMGHLWLTAVKVARQHAADYRLLVNSGEKGGQVVFHTHIHILAGWENGPDSDT; from the coding sequence ATGACCGCCTCCCCCACCCTGTTCACGCGCATCATCGCCCGCGAGATTCCCAGCGACATCGTGTACGAGGACGAAAATTACATCGCCATCCGCGATATTGCCCCCAAAGCGCCGATCCACCTGCTGGTCATTCCCAAGAAGGTCAGCGCCCGCCTGGACGAGATCACCGACGCACAGGAGATGGGCCACCTGTGGCTGACTGCCGTGAAAGTGGCCCGCCAGCACGCCGCCGACTACCGCCTGCTGGTCAATTCCGGCGAGAAGGGCGGGCAGGTCGTCTTTCACACCCACATTCACATCCTGGCAGGCTGGGAAAACGGCCCGGATTCGGACACCTGA
- a CDS encoding HAD family phosphatase yields the protein MSDSEFQAVLFDLDGVLVDSELQANTVWVQLLAEHGLEIDLPTFMANAVGGTHVVLFEWLRRDYGWTRPEGFIPEMDARLHEAFGSTQAIEGAARTLELLREAGMPFAVASNSLRSRLKRKLEASGLAQLVGEHAYDPAHVGGRGKPAPDLYAYAAAQLGTDITRCVVIEDSMTGLSAGVAAGATAWGLLAGGHVHPDNAAHLMGAGAKKILQTHTELQEALELEGEPHGFRAGPASQPG from the coding sequence ATGAGCGATTCTGAATTTCAGGCTGTTCTCTTCGATCTGGACGGCGTGCTGGTGGACAGTGAACTCCAGGCGAACACCGTCTGGGTACAGTTGCTGGCCGAGCATGGGCTGGAAATCGATCTGCCCACCTTCATGGCCAATGCGGTGGGCGGCACGCACGTCGTTCTGTTCGAGTGGCTCAGACGCGACTACGGCTGGACGCGGCCCGAAGGCTTTATCCCGGAGATGGACGCCCGCCTGCATGAGGCGTTCGGCAGCACGCAGGCCATTGAGGGCGCGGCCCGGACGCTGGAACTGCTGCGCGAGGCTGGGATGCCCTTCGCCGTCGCCAGCAACAGCCTCCGCAGCCGCCTGAAGCGCAAGCTGGAAGCGTCGGGCCTTGCACAGTTGGTAGGCGAACACGCTTACGATCCGGCGCACGTCGGCGGACGCGGCAAACCAGCCCCTGATCTGTATGCCTATGCCGCCGCCCAACTGGGCACGGACATCACCCGCTGTGTGGTGATCGAAGACAGCATGACTGGCCTGAGCGCGGGTGTGGCGGCGGGGGCGACGGCCTGGGGCCTGCTGGCCGGGGGCCACGTCCACCCCGACAACGCCGCACATCTGATGGGGGCGGGGGCGAAAAAGATTTTGCAGACGCATACGGAATTGCAGGAGGCGCTGGAGTTGGAAGGTGAACCTCACGGCTTCAGGGCCGGGCCAGCCAGTCAACCTGGATAA
- a CDS encoding ATP-binding cassette domain-containing protein, protein MTTSSPDASVHVRDLKKQYAVHEKEPGFMGSLRSFVSRKTKYVEAVKGVSFDLAPGEVVGFLGPNGAGKTTTLKMLSGLLHPSDGVARIAGFEPRKRETAFLKQITLVMGQKQQLIWDLPALDSFLVNQAIYEIPDAQYHATMREFTEVLSLDGILKKQVRKLSLGERMKCELAAALLHRPRVLFLDEPTIGLDVNMQEAVRAFIRDYNERYGATVILTSHYMADVTALAQRILVIDSGQLVFDGDLARLAEQGKGGGKTVKLKLREAVSAAQLAPYGGDVKVDGLSVELTVPRSEVSARAARLLADLDVADLTVEDPPIEAVMAELFGAGEKTAALNEEVEKEVVSG, encoded by the coding sequence ATGACCACATCATCCCCGGACGCCTCCGTTCACGTCCGAGACCTGAAAAAACAATACGCCGTCCACGAGAAGGAGCCGGGGTTTATGGGCAGCCTCCGCAGCTTCGTGAGCCGCAAGACCAAGTATGTGGAGGCCGTCAAGGGCGTGTCCTTTGACCTCGCCCCCGGTGAAGTCGTGGGCTTTCTGGGGCCGAACGGGGCAGGGAAGACCACCACCCTCAAAATGCTGTCCGGGCTGCTGCATCCCTCGGACGGCGTGGCGAGGATCGCCGGATTCGAGCCGCGCAAGCGTGAAACCGCCTTTCTCAAGCAGATCACCCTGGTGATGGGCCAGAAACAGCAATTGATCTGGGATTTGCCCGCGCTGGACAGCTTTCTGGTCAATCAGGCCATCTACGAGATTCCCGACGCCCAGTACCACGCCACCATGCGCGAGTTCACGGAAGTGCTGTCATTGGACGGCATCCTGAAAAAACAGGTCCGCAAGCTGAGCCTGGGCGAGCGCATGAAGTGCGAACTGGCCGCCGCGCTGCTGCACCGCCCGCGCGTGCTGTTCTTGGACGAGCCGACGATTGGCCTGGACGTGAATATGCAGGAGGCCGTGCGTGCCTTTATCCGCGATTACAACGAGCGTTACGGGGCCACCGTGATTCTGACCAGCCACTACATGGCCGACGTGACGGCGCTGGCCCAGCGAATCCTGGTGATTGACAGCGGCCAACTGGTCTTTGACGGCGATCTGGCGCGGCTGGCCGAGCAGGGCAAGGGGGGCGGCAAAACCGTGAAACTCAAGCTGCGCGAGGCCGTCAGCGCTGCACAGTTGGCCCCGTATGGAGGTGACGTGAAAGTGGACGGCCTGAGCGTTGAACTGACCGTTCCCCGCTCTGAGGTCAGCGCCCGCGCCGCCCGGTTGCTGGCTGATCTGGACGTGGCGGACCTGACCGTGGAAGACCCGCCCATTGAAGCGGTGATGGCGGAGTTGTTTGGGGCGGGAGAGAAGACGGCAGCTTTAAATGAAGAAGTGGAGAAGGAGGTGGTGAGCGGGTGA